The nucleotide sequence gggggggatgatGCAACTCGTAAGATAAAAACTATGCTGGCAACTTTAGGGGATTGCTAGGGTTTATATTTTGTATGTGTGGAGAAATGTTGGTGTGACGGTGACATTAACAAGTAGAGTAACTAATATACGTGTTATAATATGTGTAGATTGGTAATATCACGTAATTGTGTGACAGATCAACTGAAATCAATTTTGATAACTCTTCTTTGTTCAAAGGAGTATTTTATCAGATACAAGTTAGGGCCGTAAGTCAAAGTTGTGTGCTCATCTCTTTTCATTCAAGCTTAGATACACAGTCTTAGACATTGGATTTACGTAGTGTAGAAATCGGCCcgtgaaaagaaaaagaagaaaaaggaaagtaaTGCTTgggccttttttatttttgtggacAATACATGGATATAACTCTTATTGGGCCCCTTAAAAATAGGGCCGAGACCATCTAAAAGTAttgaaaattattataaaaaaaatgatcgaCGCCTGAGAGATTCGAACTCTCGCGGGGAAACCCCATGTACTTAGCAGGCACACGCCTTAACCACTCGGCCAAAGCGTCTTTGTTGTCTACTTGTCTTCCAgtatattaaataattgttatAAGTCATGTAAAAGAAGAAATTCCAAAGAAGTATATATGGTTTTTTATACGATTTTAAGACGAATCGCATTGGAATGAGATTTCGACATTTTGTTGTGTTGTgttcaaaaaatttaattatcagGAAAATTTAAATCGAAACACAACGAGTTGAAAAGAAAGATTTTAATTACTAGAAAAGTTactacttgtttttttttttttttttttttttttttttttttttttttttttttttttttgagttagATTAAGAGATTGTTTTTTACTGATGTAGACCACGAGATAGAGATGATTTTGGCAATTAACTATATCAATCAATTAGTTTGAATGTTTTACGGTTTCACCTAATTAGGGTAACTAATAAAGGGTAGTATTATTCACATacacatttttacttctcacactcctttcaattttcggttttttgatcgtattgaaaaatatcaattaCCAAAATTAACATGAATgtgtaaaaaaagtaaaaataagtgtataAATAGCACTATATACCATTTAATattatggtctagtgatatttctcttcatttgtaagtgcgAGGTTTTAAGTTCGGGTTTCATCAAAAAAGAATtggaaccatattattactaccCTATTGTGAAGCCTAACCCACTCATCCATTACTTTAGTGTAgacaatatcgtttgtttaaaaaaaaataacactataaaaaaatagtaaataaataaacgaaGAACAAAAAGACAAAAGTGGGCCAAGTTTGTGAATGGAAAAAGGAACGTGGGTTACTTCCCCCTTCATGATCACAATTTACACTCTGCCTCTCACCATTATTATCCTACTAAAAGTTTAAAATCTTTGTGTTTTCTAATCAATCAATTTCGAATGAGTAGCGTTTTTCACAcgtattttcatttttcatacattATTTATAATTTTCGATTACAAAactaaatgaattaaaatgaataaaaatgtgtgaataacatCATATTTCCGAATCAACGCTAGCAAATCATTTATTCCCTTTCTCCTAAAATAAACGCGACGTTTCTTGTCCttatgaagaagaaaagaacaGAGAAGTGAGTCAAAAGGTTGTTCCACACTTGCCCACGGCACTGTAGTCCCCAAGCCACACACATCTACCACTCGTATTTACAACCTTGCCCCTTCAATCAAACAAACCAAACGACGTCGCATACCATCCTCCCCTCTTCTATCCACCAACCAAGAACCGTGAACCAGAAGAACAAAGGCGCAGCAGCAAAATTACAATTCCAacgcaggaaaaaaaaaaagcaagaaaacAGAGCATCCCTTTTCTCGAAAGTTTGAATCTTGATAGAAACAAAGCGCAGAGAGACCCATACGCTCGCAACCCACCACCCCACACTGCACTGACTTCAACATTctcgatttttttttattaaatccgatttaaaaactgttttttttttttaagtattatCCATCGCTTTGCCTTGAAGAGTACGGAAAGTCactgtttcttttattttattgtgttttttcaaTCTGAAATTTCCGTTCACGCATTGTTTTTGAACACTCAATCGACTTACTTGCTCTTCCTACAAGCTTTGGACTTTCTGCAATGGCTTCTTTAACACCGGTTTCGCAATCCCAATTGCTTTTCAACAAAACCCAGTTCAAGTTACCACCAAATTTGAGGTCCGGTTTATTGCTGAACAAGTTCTCTGTTTCGTTCCGGAGGATGAGTTTCAGAGTGCCCACGAAGGCGGCGGCGACGTCCGGGGTGGTTTCCGCTACCACGGCGGAGAAGGCGAAGAAGAGGTACCCGGGGGAGGCGAAGGGGTTCGTGGAGGAGATGAGGTTTGTAGCGATGAAGTTGCACACCAGGGACCAGGCAAAGGAGGGGGAGAAGGAGGTGAAGGAGCCGCAGGAGGGGCCGGTGGCTAAGTGGGAGCCAACAGTCGATGGGTATTTGAAGTTTTTGGTGGATAGCAAGTTGGTTTATGATACCCTTGAAGAGATtgttgaaaaatctccatttcCTTCTTGTGAGTAattttttgattgtttttttattgaaagtTCGAATTATTTTGGAGGTGTTTGAATTCAAATTTGTATTGTACGAATGTTTTCTGGGTGTTGTTTCTCGGTTGGAGATATTGGCTTTGATATGGTTGTTAAAGTTTGGATTTCGATCATGTGTGTTGGGTGTTGGATGATCTTGTAATATTTTGGCTTTGTGGATTGCCTTTTTCATCGTGTGTGCGGATTTGATTCGGCGTTTTATAGCGCCGAGGCATTGTTAATCATTTTGTATTCATTACGTGTTATTGATCATGTATGTTTCTTTGGTTGTGTAGTGATATTGCACCAACAAAGAAATCGAGTTCTATATATGCATCTGTTTTCTGCATCAGTTTACCATATCAGATAAAAGTCTCTTCGACAATCTGCCCGGTGTAATGTTTCCCCGTCGTGCAACTTTTTATAGCTTtgtttgtgtgctattatagtTGGATTGCTAGTAATTTCTATGTTCACTTTGTGAATGTATTCGTTTGAGATACCGCTTTCCTTCCATTACTCAGGAGTAGTAGCTGTTGCTCAAACAATTGGTTCTGCCACTCTAATTTTGCGGTCTGTGCTTTATCTGAGCAACACGGTTTATTCTTGTTCGGTTTTGTTTATCATGAAGTAGTTTGAGCCTTTAGATATGAATAACGAAATGAGGAAACTAAGGATTCATATAATGGGAACTTCCGCATAGATTCCAAATGTTCATGAATGTATCTGAGTTTTGCAAAATTACATGTACTTGTGTACTGTTAGTATGTTATTGTATGTCGTGACTGAGCTAACTCGTAATGCTGTTgtactgttttcttttttggctATAGACGCGGAGTTCAGAAATACTGGATTGGAAAGGTCGGAAAAGTTGGCAAAAGATTTGGAGTGGTTTAAGGAGCAAGGTTATGCCATACCAGAACCTTCTACTCCTGGTGTTACCTACGCGGAGTATCTTAAGGAACTGTCGGAGAAGGATCCTCAAGCATTTATATGCCACTTCTACAATATATACTTCGCTCATTCAGCTGGCGGGCGAATGATTGGGAAAAAGGTACATAAACAATGACCGGAAAGTGTGTCCACTCATTTTAACATGTAAACATGTCATAGAGTATGTCACATTGGTTCTGGTTTGTGAGCTTGTTGAGTGTCCGACGTAGGGCACGGGGACTTGATAGCTAATTGATGAATAACTATTGGCCATCCACTTAAGTTCATAGCAATATAGCTAATTGATGAATAACTAGCTTATGATTTATGCGTGTAGAAAACCGTTTATGCGTGTAGAAAACCATTGATTTTCTCAGCTCAAGTCCTCAAGTCTCAGACACGTTCGTTTTTGTTCTCACCCAATTTCAGGTGGCGGAAATGATACTAGACAAAAAGGACCTGGAATTCTACAAATGGGACGGCGAGCTTCCCCAACTGCTGCAGAATGTGAGGGAGAAGTTGAATAAAGTTGCCGAGGTAGATTTAATTTGCTGCTCAAAATCTTCTTATGTGCACCTCTTTGCTTTGATTTAACTTTTACATGCGTGCATCG is from Pyrus communis chromosome 10, drPyrComm1.1, whole genome shotgun sequence and encodes:
- the LOC137748401 gene encoding heme oxygenase 1, chloroplastic-like; the encoded protein is MASLTPVSQSQLLFNKTQFKLPPNLRSGLLLNKFSVSFRRMSFRVPTKAAATSGVVSATTAEKAKKRYPGEAKGFVEEMRFVAMKLHTRDQAKEGEKEVKEPQEGPVAKWEPTVDGYLKFLVDSKLVYDTLEEIVEKSPFPSYAEFRNTGLERSEKLAKDLEWFKEQGYAIPEPSTPGVTYAEYLKELSEKDPQAFICHFYNIYFAHSAGGRMIGKKVAEMILDKKDLEFYKWDGELPQLLQNVREKLNKVAESWTREEKNHCLEETEKSFKHSGEILRLILS